The region CAAGAGCAATTCTTGCAGTCTCTCTACGAATTGGATCAAAGCCAGAAAGAATGACAGCTTCAGGTGTATCATCAATGATTAAGTCGACACCAGTTAAGGTTTCTAAGGTACGAATATTACGTCCTTCTCTACCAATGATTCTACCCTTCATCTCATCATTTGGAAGCTGTACAACAGATATCGTTGTCTCAGCTACATGGTCTGCAGCGCACTTCTGAATTGCAGTAACAACATAATCCTTTGCCTTTTTCTCAGCCTCTTCTTTTGCCCTGCTTTCTAATTCTTTAATTAGTACAGCAGTTTCATGTTTTACTTCATCTTCGACAGTTTTAATAAGATATTCCTTCGCTTGTTCGGAGGTCAAACCGGAAATTTTCTCTAACTCTGCTACTTGTTTCTGATGGGATTCTTCCACCTCAACACGGAGTCTATCAAGTTCTTGCTCCTTCGCTACGAGTTTAGCTTCCTTCTTTTCCAGTGCTTCCGTTTTTCTGTCAAGTGTTTCTTCCTTTGTTAACACACGTTTTTCATAACGCTGTAACTCGGCTCTACGTTCCTTCGTCTCTCTCTCGAGCTCATTCTTTGTCTTTAATGACTCTTCCTTCGCTTCAAGCAAAGCTTCTCTCTTCTTAGTTTCCGCCGTTTTTAAAGCTTCATCTATGATTTCTCTTGCTTTTTCATCTGCACTACCAATTTTGCCTTCTACGACTTTTTTATAGTAGCTAATGGCAGATTTCCAAGCAATCAGAGCAACTATGATCGCAGTAATCACACAAGCAATTACTATCTTTATAAGCACAGGAGCACCTCCTTTATTTAGTTTTCATTGTACATGTATACAACATATAAATTTTATACTGTTTTTATATTTATGTCAAGTACACATTGGAAAATTTTATGCATTTTGATGAATATTTTCGTAAAATGTTGAAATTGTTAATATATAAAGCACATTATATTAATTTGAATGAATTAAGACATTTTTAGTCTTCCATCATTTCGCCCATATAATAAAAACCTTTACACTCTGATAATTTCACAGATACAATATTTCCAATTAACTCCTTTGTTCCCTTAAAATGCACGAGCACATTGTTACTTAATCTACCAGTCATTAAACTATTGTCTTGCTCATTTACTTCTTCTACAAGAACTTCTGCAATTTTGCCTTCATCGTCTTTTGAAATCTTAGAAGAAGACTCCCGAATTGTTGTCAAAAGTCGCTGGAAACGTTCATTTGCCACTTCTTCTGGAATCTGGTTTTCCATAGTTGCTGCTGGAGTTCCACTTCGTTTACTATAGATAAAGGTATAAGCGCTATCATACCCAACTTTACGAACTACATCTAAGGTATCTAAAAAATCTTCTTCGGTTTCACCAGGGAATCCTACAATAATATCCGTAGTTAAGGAGATGTTTGGCATCGCCATCTTAATACGGTCTACTAAGTTAAGATAATCCTCTTTGGTGTACTTACGATTCATCTTCATTAAAAGTTCTGTACTTCCAGACTGTACTGGTAAATGAATATGATTACAGATTTTCTTGCTGTTTTTCATAACCTCAATTACATCATTTGATAAATCCTTAGGATGTGGTGTCATAAAACGAATACGTTTAAGCCCCTCCACCTGCTCTACCATCTGTAGTAGCTGTGCAAAGGAAACTGGTTCGTCAAGTGTCTTGCCATAGGAATTGACATTCTGACCAAGGAGCATAACTTCAACAACACCCTTTGATACGAGCTGCTTAATCTCTTTAATGATGTCCTCTGGATTTCTGCTACGTTCTCTACCACGCACATACGGAACGATGCAATAGCTACAGAAATTATTGCACCCATACATAATATTGACACCTGCTTTGAACTTATACTTTTGTTCGCTAGGAAGTTCTTCGACAATCTTATCTGTTTCCTTCCATATGTCAATTACCATCTTCTTCGTGGTATGTCTCGCATAAATAAGCTCCGCTAACTTAAAGATATTATGAGTACCAAAAACGATATCAACGAAACGATAGCTTTTCTTTATTTTTTCTACCACATGAGACTCTTGCATCATACAACCACAAAGTGCAATTCTCATGTGAGGATTCTTTTTCTTCAAGTTTCCAAGAAAACCGATACGTCCATATACTCTGGTATTCGCATTCTCACGAACGGTACAAGTATTATAAACTACAAAATCAGCCTCTTCAGAATCTGATTCCACATAGCCGATGGTTTCTAAGATACCGGCAAGCTTCTCTGAGTCTTTGGCATTCATTTGACATCCAAATGTCTGCACATTAAAAGTAAGCGGACGTCCCAATTCGTCTGCTACCTTCTTAACCTCCGCTTTGCATAATGCCATATAGTAATATTGGCGTTCTGGTTCTTTCTCTGGAACTAAACCGGATAAGTCAATCAAATCTATATTATTCTTTAAGTTATCTAATTCGCTCATTGTTATCCTCCATAATTAACAGATCATATATTCATTATAAAAATGTGCCAAGGATTCGATAGCACAAAATCTCTAATTTAAAATGAGAATCAAAAGTTTGCTATTTATTCTCGTTATGCTTTAATCTTATGTCCTATAGTATTTTACGAGAAATACTCCTAGTTTGCAAGTGGAAATACAAAACAACAAAACTGGATACCCCCTCCGGCAGCACTTAAGCTACTAGGAATATCCAGTTTCTATTCACAATAGACATTTCAAGCAAGTCATTCAGCTGAAAGTGAATGAGTCAGCATATAGTCTCTTAATTCACAATATCCATTTTCTTAAGGTCTTATTTGCCCATTACCAAATACAACGTATTTTGTAGAAGTTAATGCTTCTAATCCCATAGGTCCTCTGGCATGAAGTTTTTGTGTACTTATTCCAATTTCAGCACCAAGTCCAAATACTTCTCCATCAGTAAATCTAGTCGAAGCGTTTACATATACTGCAGCTGCATCGATTTCCTCCAGAAATTTCATTGCATTTTGATAGTCAGACGTAATTATACTCTCAGAATGACCAGTATTATAATGATTAATGTGCGCAATTGCTTCCTCTATTCCCTTAACAACCTTGACCGAAATCAAAAGATCTAAATATTCTGTAGCAAAATCTTCTTCTGTTGCTTCCTCCATTTGAGGGCAGATTGCTCTAGCTTTTTCATCCGCACGAAATACAACCTGTTTCTCTGTAAGCCTTTGATATACCTGTGGTAAAAACTCTCCTAACACATTCTCATGAATAACAAGAGACTCGCAAGCGTTACATACTCCCAAACGCTGTGTTTTTGCATTATCGATAATATCTAGTGCCATTTTAAAATCAGCAGATTCATCTACATAGATGTGACAATTTCCAGTTCCAGTCTCAATAACTGGAATCGTGCTATTTGCAACAACAGACTTGATTAGTCCTGCTCCACCTCTAGGAATTAGTACATCTATGTACTCATTCAGTTTCATTAGCTTTGTCGCAGTTTCTCTACTGGTATCCTCTAGTAATTGTACTGCATTTTCATTAATACCAGTTTCTTTTAATGCTTCCCTTAAAACTTTTGCGATGGAAAGGTTAGAATGAATTGCATCACTACCACCTCTTAATACCACCGCATTTCCTGCTTTAAAGCAAAGTCCAAATGCATCTGAGGTTACATTTGGTCTGGATTCATAAATGATACCGATAACACCGATTGGTACACGGCGCTTTAATATCTGAAGACCATTGGGACGGATTTCAGACGAAAGAACTTCACCAATTGGATCTTTTAAGGACACGATTTGACGTAATCCATCTGCCATCTGTTCCAAACGATTGGTAGTTAGACGTAAACGGTCAATTAGAGATTCCTTCATCTGATTCTTTTCCGCATTTTCAATATCAAGCTGGTTCGCAGAAAGAATTTCTTTCTGATGTATAATCAATGCTTTGGCACAAGCCAATAAGCCTTCATTTTTTTTAGTCTGTACAAGGTGACTTAGTTCACTAGCAGCTGCTTTTGCCTTAGAACCAATCACTAATAAATCTTCCATACTGATACCTCCTTTTATTCTATTCGTAATTCGTTACTTGATAATCTCGTTAAAGATAATAATTACTTAATTTTTAATTATCAACAAAGATCTGAATTATACTTCTCAATCAAATACAATTTGACGTTTCTCTGTAACAATTCTATGCATTGGTACATCAAACTGTTCTGTTTGTAACACTTTCTCTATTTGAAAATCATAAGCTATTGCTACTTTTTTCAGATTCGGATTCGGATGTTCTATGAAATATCTATCATAATAACCTCCACCATAGCCAATACGATTACCCATCAAATCAAAAGCTAACCCTGGAACTATCATGATTTGGTTTCGATCTTCTTTCATTTGTCCCATGTTCTTTGGTTCCGGTTCTAGAATTCCTAAAGTTCCTGGTAAGAGTTCCTCTAGGGTCTCTATTTGATAAAATTCCATGAATTTTTTATCTAAAACTTTTGGTACATACACACGCTTACCAGATAGAAGTGCACCTGTAATCAGTCCATGGGTATCTACTTCCTTCCCAAAAGATACAAAAGTAAATAAGTCATCCGCCATCATAAAATCAGGAAGTCTTAATAATTGGTCTAAAATAGTCGATGATTTTACCTTCGACTCTTCCTCTGACATTTGATTCCTTTGGGTTCTATTTTTCTCTCTAAGCGTGTATTTATCCATCATTTTTAATTCTTATCCTTCTTTGCTAAATCGGTTACTGAACCATCTGGATTTAATAATGAGATGTTATTGAGCGTTCCACGCATGTTTTGGCGAATCGCAGCAATATATTCTTGACGAAGTTTTTGTTGTTCCGCTTTTTCTTCTTCTGTCAATCCTTCCGCTTGGGATTTGTGATATAATTCATTAATTCTATCTATTTTTAATTCATCCATATGAAAATTTACTCCTAATTCTATTACTAATATTCTAAGTTCATTACTTACTCCTATTGATTTTAAAGGTTATAATTACTTACATGAAATCTTCTAAGTTTTTTAATTCACTAAAATTAATTTTTCTAAGTTTATTAATTACTAATGAATTCTT is a window of Lachnoclostridium phytofermentans ISDg DNA encoding:
- the rny gene encoding ribonuclease Y; amino-acid sequence: MLIKIVIACVITAIIVALIAWKSAISYYKKVVEGKIGSADEKAREIIDEALKTAETKKREALLEAKEESLKTKNELERETKERRAELQRYEKRVLTKEETLDRKTEALEKKEAKLVAKEQELDRLRVEVEESHQKQVAELEKISGLTSEQAKEYLIKTVEDEVKHETAVLIKELESRAKEEAEKKAKDYVVTAIQKCAADHVAETTISVVQLPNDEMKGRIIGREGRNIRTLETLTGVDLIIDDTPEAVILSGFDPIRRETARIALEKLIVDGRIHPARIEEMVEKAQKEVETMIREEGEAATLEVGVHGIHPELVRLLGKMKFRTSYGQNALKHSIEVAILSGLLAGEIGVDVRIAKRAGLLHDIGKSVDHEMEGTHVQIGVDLCRKYKESPIVINAVEAHHGDVEFQSLIACIVQAADTISAARPGARRETLETYTNRLKQLEDITNGFKGVDKSFAIQAGREVRVMVVPDQVTDDDMVLLARDLSKKIESELEYPGMIKVNVIRESRVTDYAK
- the miaB gene encoding tRNA (N6-isopentenyl adenosine(37)-C2)-methylthiotransferase MiaB — translated: MSELDNLKNNIDLIDLSGLVPEKEPERQYYYMALCKAEVKKVADELGRPLTFNVQTFGCQMNAKDSEKLAGILETIGYVESDSEEADFVVYNTCTVRENANTRVYGRIGFLGNLKKKNPHMRIALCGCMMQESHVVEKIKKSYRFVDIVFGTHNIFKLAELIYARHTTKKMVIDIWKETDKIVEELPSEQKYKFKAGVNIMYGCNNFCSYCIVPYVRGRERSRNPEDIIKEIKQLVSKGVVEVMLLGQNVNSYGKTLDEPVSFAQLLQMVEQVEGLKRIRFMTPHPKDLSNDVIEVMKNSKKICNHIHLPVQSGSTELLMKMNRKYTKEDYLNLVDRIKMAMPNISLTTDIIVGFPGETEEDFLDTLDVVRKVGYDSAYTFIYSKRSGTPAATMENQIPEEVANERFQRLLTTIRESSSKISKDDEGKIAEVLVEEVNEQDNSLMTGRLSNNVLVHFKGTKELIGNIVSVKLSECKGFYYMGEMMED
- a CDS encoding glutamate-5-semialdehyde dehydrogenase, translated to MEDLLVIGSKAKAAASELSHLVQTKKNEGLLACAKALIIHQKEILSANQLDIENAEKNQMKESLIDRLRLTTNRLEQMADGLRQIVSLKDPIGEVLSSEIRPNGLQILKRRVPIGVIGIIYESRPNVTSDAFGLCFKAGNAVVLRGGSDAIHSNLSIAKVLREALKETGINENAVQLLEDTSRETATKLMKLNEYIDVLIPRGGAGLIKSVVANSTIPVIETGTGNCHIYVDESADFKMALDIIDNAKTQRLGVCNACESLVIHENVLGEFLPQVYQRLTEKQVVFRADEKARAICPQMEEATEEDFATEYLDLLISVKVVKGIEEAIAHINHYNTGHSESIITSDYQNAMKFLEEIDAAAVYVNASTRFTDGEVFGLGAEIGISTQKLHARGPMGLEALTSTKYVVFGNGQIRP
- a CDS encoding 5-formyltetrahydrofolate cyclo-ligase gives rise to the protein MMDKYTLREKNRTQRNQMSEEESKVKSSTILDQLLRLPDFMMADDLFTFVSFGKEVDTHGLITGALLSGKRVYVPKVLDKKFMEFYQIETLEELLPGTLGILEPEPKNMGQMKEDRNQIMIVPGLAFDLMGNRIGYGGGYYDRYFIEHPNPNLKKVAIAYDFQIEKVLQTEQFDVPMHRIVTEKRQIVFD
- a CDS encoding DUF896 domain-containing protein, with amino-acid sequence MDELKIDRINELYHKSQAEGLTEEEKAEQQKLRQEYIAAIRQNMRGTLNNISLLNPDGSVTDLAKKDKN